In Cardiocondyla obscurior isolate alpha-2009 linkage group LG07, Cobs3.1, whole genome shotgun sequence, the DNA window TAAAACCGATCGATCgctcgattaaaattatttttaaacattttctatCACATTGGGCAATCTCAATTTATGAGAGTGCCTTAATTTCTTTCCGAGCCTCTTTTCGAGCTGTATTAGTTCCACCTCGTACAAGTCGAGATCTTTAGtaacgaattttcttttaatttctgttttcttttttttttcttttttttttaattaaacattattatcaGATTTCGAATGATAACATTAGGTATCGTggatattaagaaaatatccCATTAGCGGTATCATTAATTCATTAGTATCCATTTCCATCAATGTAGATAGTCAATTTTAATCGGTTCAATTTGCGGCCTAGCTTACTCCAATTTTTCGAGGGATTGGAAAATTTCTTGGTAACAagtaaatgaataattaaaataaattcctaCATTAACGAATTTCCATTATTACTGCTTGAAAgtcaattattattgttatctTACAACATTTACATAACACGCGTTGCGtcacaaatattttacgtcaCGGGCCGACCTTAACTTTTTCTCGAGTTTCCGTAAAAATCGCATCCGGGGGGAAATTCGCCACGGGAGAGCATTCGCGACTCGTCCCCCGAATGTCACGTTATTAAATGTGCACGGATCGCCAAGAAAGTAAGGGAGGAAAGGAAAGTTTTTAcctatccctttttttttttttctcttctctctttctttcatgTGCgcgaacattatttatatcgaaaaaaaggGGGGCTGAAATCAATGACGAGGGAGGGACAGAGCGAGAAGGGGGATCGATAATCGCGGCAACCCGTTACGACCGCAGACTCACTCCGGGCATTATTTTGCCGTCGACATCCCTCATGATGGCGTCCCATGATTCCGGCTTGAGAGGCGCCTCCTTCGGTAGCAAGGGTCTCAGGTAGCCGGGATCGACGTTCGCCGTCACCCTCTTGCCCTCCAGTGTGCGGATGTAGTCGCATATGTACTCGATCATCTCCTTGCCGCGCACGCGAAATTCATCGATGTTCATGATGCCAGAGTACCCCGGGCTGGAATGCAGCGATTTTCGCGAGGAAGCGTCAGAGCGTGCAAACACCCGCCTGATTAGGCACGAACGCGACACACTCGTCGCACACGCGTTCGtgactttctttttatttctttttcttttttctttttttcttcttttttaaaacgttcCTATCGTCGCGCTTCTCTTGTTATTCTCTTATTATCGTCCTATAACCCGCTTTAGAGAAGGATCAATTCCTCCGCGCTTTGGCGAGGATTCTTCGCGGCGTATTAATTCTTTCGAGCAAAAGGAAATACGATATCGATGGACGCGTCTAATAATAATCCGCAAAAGTATTATGAAAGCAACGCCGTGGGACTCTCGTGTGTCGAATTAATTACACACGAGATGCCGCGTGATAAATATTACCGGATGCGCGGGTTTGGACAAACGAAATTGCACGAGTTCAACTAAATTTTGCGTTCGCGAGATTCGACGGGGATTTTTAATTCCACCGCGCGCCGGCCGCGATATGCTTTTCGATTCGAAATCGAAAAATTCCAGCGTTACGCCGATTACATTCCTTCTCTTTGATAAGcgaaacgtttttaattaatgtttagattcgataacgtaattttctttaagaaTCCAAGCGGAACGAGTGGCGAACGAAGCACGGACGAGGCTAGCCGGTATTCTTGCGTTTCTTTCTGCTACCACTCGAAAAAAATTCCTATGCCTCGACGGAAAATCGATCGTTTTATGTCAAATTCTTTTACGCGAGCTAATGCTGATATTTAAAAGGCAATTCTTTATCGAAACGAGCGCGAGCCCCCGTGGTGAACGATTGGCGAACGGCGACATCGAGGTGTTCCGACGGTGCTACCCGTCGATTTCACTCACGTTTCGTTTCTGCTACCGCTCGAAAAGCTCCACTTTGGCGGAAAATCGGCCTCTTCGATCGCGCGTACTGCTCCTCGCGTATTCTCGTAACTCGAgcgtcgcgcgatttttccTCGCACGTATCGAACATTTGCCGCGAGCCACGTCGGACGAGAGACTAGTAGCACCTGCCGAAGCGCCGGTCAGTTTTATGCGCACCTCGGCTCCGTACGTCCCTGCTATCACGCAGATAAAATTAAGGTGGAGAGAGAGACAGGAAAACCCAGGGGGAAAGagtaatgaaatttattttcctaacaaataaaaagattgttCGCGAGAAAATGGAAAGAGTTCCAATTAATGCTGTCCAGCGACACGTTCTAGATCGTGGTGATCTTTCGGCAATCTAGTCGTAACAGTTGgtctctaataaatttttgttaatttaatattgaatttcaagcacgaatatatatattccatAACCACCAATTTTAATATCcgaagagatagagagagagatcgatTAAGTTTTTGTATGCAGAATGATTGAAAGTTTtatgtgaaattttttaattacataggGGACAGTAACATTGACGTttctgcatttaatttttattatatatatagtaatatgtatatatatatattacgcgTTATTATGTAAATTTGCTTCGTAAACcttttaaatgattttaaCATGgcactttatattttttttttttttttaatttctgtcttcgttactttttttttttttattattaacacaTTCAACGTCAGTAATAAGACAAACACTTTTCATTTATTCTCAGCcaggaatattaaaatttaaacgacTTTCGACAGATGTGGCATTTAAGTTCTATCACGATCTATctgtaatgtatttttttttcttttttttttaatcgacgtTTGCAATGGGAAAATTCGTAAGCCAATGCTACAGGCCAGCATCAATGGCGCTATAGCGGGGTCGCTGTTTGAATAAACGTCCCAGTGTGCCGTGTTCTGCGCACGGGGGTAAATTCTTCTCCACCGGTCCTCTCTCCCCATCGTCTCTCCATCGTTTTATAAATAGACATTTACTCTTCACCTACATTTACAACACACCCCGTGGAAGCGGTGACAGGTCACCGCTCAATCTTCGTgacatacacacacacgtacacatgCCGATCGCTTCTAGTTTTCTCATCGCCACCTTCACGCATGATCTGCTCGCATCCGCCGTTTTCCGAATTGGATCCCGGTAGAGCTCCGGTGCTCACGAACGCGTGATAAATAATCAAACCCCGTTCTGATCGCCGGCAATTCCTTTTGCGCCGTTCTTTTCCAACGGGGACTCGAGCGAAATTAGCGGACCCCGGGCGATGTCGATTATTCGAAGCGCGGGCCGCGGACCTATCCGCCGAACGTCACGTTTCCCGTGCAACGCGAACGAacgtttgaaatttattagacGCGAATGCAGAGAGAAGTTGAAATAATTGATCGTAGAGATTGTACGTTGCGTAACTTTGACTTTTCCAATTGTACGTATGCGCACACCTATTTTTAGATGTCTTGCAGCTTTGCACGTAACGTTTGCTCGTGACCTACCTGTTGtcgaacgataaaaaaaaaaataaaaaataaaaaaaaacgtaaggAAATTTGAAGCTGCGTCTTAAAATCGCGTTCGGCGCACGAGACTTCGTAGTCTGGGAACTTTTAGGAAAGTAACGCACAGTTTGAGATTtaaacgtatttaatttattcttatcgAGTAAAACATACCACGGGACAATTTCGGCGACATCTCATCGGTTCTATCCCTTGGCGAGCAATTTGATGCAAAGTTTCCTCATCGTTCGAGCCCATTTTAGACAATCTGTAATTTGTGACGGAAACAggagtattttatttgtacaccTCGCGAAAAGTATCTAAATACAATCGAGAGTcattaaaacatattaaagTGACTACcacaataattataacttacgatttaaaactttaattactcTGCCACAgcgattcaattattttaaagccaaataatgtataatatgcTAAACAATTTTCGctgaattttttaaaggaaacatatttttatataagttaACATTTAACGTGAAATCTTTTATCTTATCTATAATTGTATTTACAATTTGACGCGCAAAATTAATAGACACGTTAAATTGATAAATCCACAGAATTGTTCTTGGTCCGTCTCAAATTAACACGTGCGGTCTAAGGTGGGCCTTAAATATCGAGATTGTCGGCAGTATCAGTTCCCGTATGTAAGATTGTAACTAACAGATTTCCTCTCCGTCTATCTTCTCGGAGTACAACGGGGTTTTGGAGCACGGGGAGCCCATCCGTTGCGTCTGTTAGGCGCTTGGTGGGCTCCTCGGAAAGATTgcacgaagaaagaaaagatcgATGTAATGCGATTACGCGCGGCCGTTAGGCGATCTGCCTCGCGAGGGCGAGGCAGACGGGGACGGGTCCGGACTGCATCCGTTGCTACTACCGCGGCGACTTCCGGTACCGCCGGTCTTTAGACGCACCATCGTGTCCAAGTGACGGAATCTgtgaattgaaattaaaaacaaaattattaaaaaatacacactTTATACATTCGACACTGGAACAATAACGgagtttaacaaaaaaaattttttttttttttttaatacaaaaataagaGTGATTatcttagaaaattaattaaaaatgcgtgcgtgcgtattATATTATAGTTTTACGACTGGACGTGCTCACGTAcacgattatttttgtatGACTTGTAGATTAGAAATGTTGTACCCTACAATCCGTTAATTTTGCAGCATTTAATGATCGCAGACCACTTTCCAATtcaaaatattgtatttttgtatgaaggtgtatataaattagattttcttttgcatatttaattcttttatgtGTGTcataaataacttttctaaaattatcgTTCCTCTGATTTATGATTATAGTGGCACGATATAAGtgcttcttttttcaaattttaatgaaagtcGGGAGGCATGATTTTCATCGACTTGTCACTCTATCTTTATCTGATGACCGCAGTATCTtggaattatttatgttatgtttatcaatatttcctaaattaagagaaatatattaaaatgtgtgGGTAATTATGAATTTTGCTCATTGCAattgacatttttatatattaaagtagATTGTATTATAGATTATATTTTCGTAAGTCAAGTCATTAAGATacttaatttatgtaaatatatatcgcgttaGCAAAAGTCCTTTATGCACTATTCATACAATCGTAAATCAAGCAGACCGGCATTTTAGGAGAGTTGTTTacggtataaaaaattgaatatacaAATAACTTAACTTACATATCGTACGCTTCCATGAAACCACATTTTGAATTGGAAAGTGGAAAATGGAAAGTGGTCTGCGCGGTCAATaaagaaatgcaaaattaacgGATTGCAGGGTTTACATTTCTAGTctgcaatttatataaaaattaaaatacgtgtAAGAACACGTGCCTATAAaagtataacattttttaaatctttagcCAAACAACATAATATTTCTATCTATacagcaaaatttttatttctgtctcttttttttttatggtgaattttaatttttaattttttttttttttctaacaacTTTGAGATTAAAACGAATAATAAACTTCGCCTCGATTGTTGCGAGAAAAGTTTTACCAAACGAAAAAGTAACAGATAACAGAAACACATTTCATATCCCAATGCTCTTTGATTTGGATCATTCTGAACTTGTGCATTCAATGGAGTCAAATGTCATTATACTGCAGTCGATATAACGTTGACGATAAGAGGAAAGACACTATTTGTCCTTGTACATAATAGCGGCAGATACCGCTGTGCACCACGTGTGGAGCGTTACATTGCCGTTACCGCGAACGTGATAGCGCAACGTTTCGAGTAAAATGTTTAATGaaacaataataaatcttaattggaattttttaaaatagacgTTAAAGATCTTTGCGGGTTATCAAAATTTccctttaaaatttaacgaattttacaaagtaaaataatcttatacgagtcaaattaaaataaatgtacctGAGCGATAATTCACTAGTATCAGCAGCTTCTTTCGCCTGCATAAGATAAGCAAGTGGCCAGGATATCCAAGATTTCCTACAAGCAAATATGaaattgcatatattaattttaattacaaagtttCGCGGGTAATTAAAATCCCAGCCGCTCgattcgtaataattaaaacgcctTACGCTCCGCCTTGAGGGTTCGATCCGATACCGCCGATCGTTGCTTGCGTATCGAGCTTGGCTCCCGTCCTGTTTGGAGTTTTCGTGAATCCTGGTTGAATCGCAGGATCAGACACCATGCGCACGAAAAACGATCTTCTTTGCTCCAAGGTggccttcctctttttctcacgAATGTCCGCCAGCTCATCCATTACATCCTGATGTGCAAATAtccgatatatatttatatatacaatatgtgcacgtaatactttttttcttaataccctaaaataattatgttagaCTTACATTAAATTCTAACAATTCGCTTAGGTAGTCCGTTATTACGCTCCAAGCCGTGTCTTAAACATCACAGAATTAATTCGCGatgcataaaaattttcggAAGTGTcgctttatataaaattaacatatgaAGATAATTTACCAACATCTCTGGAAGTTGCATTGGGTGCAGTGAGCGCGAAACGTATTATATAGCGCTGATTCACTCGCGCCGGGATCATGTGAATCTTTCCAGAGTCGTTAATAGAACTCAATAATTTCTGATTGAATTTATCGCTGCCTTTAGCGCGAAAGCACACTAAGCCCAGCTGCAATAGATTCACGCGTTAAACAAACGGCAGAATTGACGTAGTGAGGCGAAGAGAAATTCCATTACCACAACGTCGTTGCAAAGTTCGAATCTAGAATCCTTCTTGACGAGCGCCTCGAATCTTTTAGCAAGCTTGACGTGATTTCGGATGTAAGCTTGCAGACCGGATAGCCCGTAACTTCGCATTACGAACCATAGCTTTAGTGAACGGAATCGCCTGCTCAATGCTATACTCCAATGcctataaaaaaagaaaaaaaaaataagaagaaccTTGAATATTGAAAGTTAAcaaaatggaataaaaattgcagtGAAGAAAGgaagataattttcttttgggGAGGAATTTCTGTGAAAtactttgaaatatatttgataaataaatagacTAATATAACCGGTAATCTATGGCCGTGTCTGCGTGCGTGTGCTGCAAATACAGCGGGTCCACGACGAGTGCGCTGGTGAGCTTAAATCGGTCGCGAACCCAAAGACAGGAGCAGTCGAAGTTCGTCAGTAAGAATTTGTTGGTGTTGGTATTGAAAGAGTCGGCGTATTCAACGCCGTTCATCAGGTATTTCAATTCTGGACAGATGAAAGCATTTCCGGCGTAAGCGGCATCCACGTGAAGCCAGATCTGACAAAGATTTCGtaacagaaaagaaaaggggatggaaaaaaaaaggaggggggaaaaaaagagaaaacgtaGAATTTAagtcaataatatttaaatccctttcaaatgcaaatattatacatttttacactCACCCCTGGATATTTCTTACAAACCGGGCCTATTTCCTTAAGATTATCGAACGAACAGCAGGCGGTAGTGCCGAGGGTAGTTGAGACGAAAAAGGGAACGTAGCCTTCAGCTGTGTCGCTCTCGATCGCCTGTGAATTTAATCGAATGTTGAAACAAACCAATGCCGTAAACGCGAAGCTAACCGAAAAGTAATATCCCCgacgttataaatttctacGTTACTGTTACGGAATTTCGTAACTTTGCAAATATTAGGCATGTCCTCGGAACATTCGTGTGACGCGTATAATAATGCTTAAACACACCTGTCGTAAAGTTTCTCCGCGTAGCACGCTTTTCTCGTCGGGCTCGAGAATACGCAGCTTCACGAAGCATATCATCGCGTCCTTCTCGACGGAACTATGACTTTCCCGGCTGCAATATGCCATCAGCTTGCCAAGCAGCGCGGTCTCGTCCAAGTGTGCATGTGCGGGAGATTCCTTGAGCCTCGCAATTGCTTGTGCTCGAGCAGCCAGCATGCACACGAGAATGCATTCCGATGCCGAACCCTACGTACAGGGTGGTCCACATAAAGTGTTGCAAGCTCTCGGGGAAATATTGAAGACGGTGAGAAAAGTTATCTTGGTTTAAAATAGTGCCTCTTGCGTACGTAGCGCTATGTCGAACTCAGAGATACGACAGAGGAGCAATCTccctgtttttcttttataagcAAAGCCGCgtagtttccttttttttttctttttttacgtaaattgATTTGTTCTTCTTATCTACGTAATTTtgcatgtaaaaatatttaaatgtaataattggAAAGTGGACGCTTTACgagatatttcatattttgttGCTTGCAAACCCGATATATTttggtagaaaaaaaaaatatatatatatataaaatattcatgtaTTCAGATATTCACATATTCACTTTCCAatgattttattgttattctTTCATGCATAATACAACGAAAAAGATggatttcttattttaaaaggaCTCGCGAGTGTTAACTTATACGTGTCGAAAATTTTGGATCTCTAGAGAAGAGCTGGAAGTCTATCGATTGTGTCGAAAATCGCTcatttccaaaaatttaaatttaagatagACGCGAACGCAAACGATTTAAGATGCTTTatgctattattttaaacattcgtaaaaaaaattttcaaaccTGTATGACACCTCCGCCTTTACTGTCCTCGCCGAAGTATAAGAAATCCGTAGGTAGACCGATCGCCTTGCCTATAATTCGAAAAAATGACGCATTACTCCGTGAATCAAATCGTTCGGGCGAAATGGACGAAGCGGAAGGGAATTACCGAACCAATCGCAGACTATCGTCTCCAATTCCGTGCAAGCAGGACTGGCCGCCTAAAACAAATATGATTTCACTTCGGAAAACGGCCGAGTAAATAATTAGGCGCGATCCATCAAGCGAATTTGACTGGGGGGGGGAAGATTATGAATTATGATCGCTTCCGCTGTCGACGAGAGAACCGAGAGCGCAATTTTCATCGTCGCGTTAAACTGcgatttctttaattatagttCACGTAGTACTTACTTATAGCCTCTTAGACTTCTTAGAATTTTCACTCACCCAAGAAAATCCAATGCAGCCTATCGCATCAGATAACATATCACCAAGAAtagaaggaaaagaatttcCGGCCGGAAAGTAGGCGTGGAACCTTGGATGCTGCCAATGCGTGATCTAGAAGGGAAGTTCATCTCACTGGTAGAAGCTAACTTTCATTACAGTCGATTCAGCTTCTCTTACGCTACTTTaaaatacgagaaaaaaaaataataataatgaaataattactttacatcagttttaattatctaacGAAACTCGGTGaagttgattaatttttattacgctcgGCTTGATTTTGCAAATGACTTTAATCGAGATAATCAAATACTCACGCCTGGCATAATCTTCGATTCCACGTCTTTCATAATCTCGTCCCAAGATTCCGGATTATTCGGCGGCCCCGACGGAAGCAGAGGCCTCAGATAGCCAGGGCCAACATCCGGCGTGACCCTTCTGGTATGAATGTTGCTCATAAACTCGCAGATATAGTCCACCATCTCCTTACCGCGAATGCGGAACTCTTCGATGTCCATGGTGACTTGTCGCAAATTTAAATCGGTGACCCTCGCCTTCGGTTTaaagacaataaaaatttgtgcCCTTCGCGAAATCgtataacatattaattattttattaacacgtCTCGAATTATTTCTCATATGATTTTCTAATATTGCATCTATAATTctgttacatttaaatataattttttaatcggctTCTACATATATTGCGctcatttttttactttatttatttttttttttttttagtggaCTTGTCTCtaataatgatattattaatatgacAGATAATGTACAGGTTTTAATGACTCTATGTCTGTTACATgttcttaaatttttcttagCCATGAAATTTCTTTCGCAACTAATGccaaagttataaattaatttatcacatCAACCATGACTTTCACGACACTTTTTACTTACACCATACATTCAACGTGCTTttgcgattattatttttctataaaaagaaCCATTTTaacattgctttttttttttttttaatcacttaAGCGATTTTACGTAAAGGCACCTCTGGAATTTTACACGTTCACACGTATCATCGTGATAGTGACAATTGACCTAATAATCTCAAACGCAGGATAATTCTCCGCACAATTGCAATTAAGGCGAATCGCGTCCGTCACTTTTTCGCGTGCCACTTGTAATTTCAATTTCGCAAAAATTCGCGGCTGCCTCGCCTTTTGCATTCTCTCCTACCTGTTGCTGCTGACGTGGATGATACGGCGTGATAGGATCGGGAACCACACGCCGGATTCGGAACTTACGCCGTCGGATCGGATGACGACTGAACTGAACTGAACTGAACTGAACAATCCGGGACAGTTTGCCATCCAGCGCGGATATATGTCGGCGGCTTCCAGGGCGCAAAATTCCATCGGCGAGTCCTGCGCAAACGCATCCTTCTTCGGCAGGACTTCTTCGCCAATTCGCGAAAAGACGCGCGTCGCACACCGACCGGCAACCCGCACACCAACCCTAATACACCTACCGTAATATCGCATACGTGCGTGCACAGAGATAACTCGAGCTCGGTCAAAGATCATAGGGTCTAGTTATCCTTCCAAAggaatttttatatgataattGACTTGCAAATTAGAGATCCACGtgcacgttaaaaaaaaaaaaaaaaagataaagaaacgtTTCTTTCTTTGATGTCGCAAGAAATGTTTTGTAATGATTATTTCTTCCCGGAAAACGGTTTACGAGAcatgatatttaattacttttcaaTTTCTCACTTTAATCACAAATTATACTTTTCTGATAAACGCGcgatgcaattaatattctgcaattctaattttttttacataatacaattttgttgtaaataagacgttattgaattaattggattaactttgattattttataaacgcgtatcaatttagtttaattttatggaATTTGTCGGGCGTAAGATAAACATATGTAAATATCTGCCCCTTTGAAGCTTTCATCGTTGATCTATTATGCGCAGTTTCGCAGTATTTAAAGAGTTTATCGGAAAAGCAATCTTagcgaa includes these proteins:
- the LOC139103932 gene encoding aromatic-L-amino-acid decarboxylase is translated as MDIEEFRIRGKEMVDYICEFMSNIHTRRVTPDVGPGYLRPLLPSGPPNNPESWDEIMKDVESKIMPGITHWQHPRFHAYFPAGNSFPSILGDMLSDAIGCIGFSWAASPACTELETIVCDWFGKAIGLPTDFLYFGEDSKGGGVIQGSASECILVCMLAARAQAIARLKESPAHAHLDETALLGKLMAYCSRESHSSVEKDAMICFVKLRILEPDEKSVLRGETLRQAIESDTAEGYVPFFVSTTLGTTACCSFDNLKEIGPVCKKYPGIWLHVDAAYAGNAFICPELKYLMNGVEYADSFNTNTNKFLLTNFDCSCLWVRDRFKLTSALVVDPLYLQHTHADTAIDYRHWSIALSRRFRSLKLWFVMRSYGLSGLQAYIRNHVKLAKRFEALVKKDSRFELCNDVVLGLVCFRAKGSDKFNQKLLSSINDSGKIHMIPARVNQRYIIRFALTAPNATSRDVDTAWSVITDYLSELLEFNDVMDELADIREKKRKATLEQRRSFFVRMVSDPAIQPGFTKTPNRTGAKLDTQATIGGIGSNPQGGAKSWISWPLAYLMQAKEAADTSELSLRFRHLDTMVRLKTGGTGSRRGSSNGCSPDPSPSASPSRGRSPNGRA